The sequence GTAAAGCTCGCAAACGGGCCCGACTTGATCCTGACGACCTCGCCGACCTGATAGGTGAACTTCGGCTTTGGTTTCTCGGTCGCAACCTCGATATTGTGGACGATCTGGTCCACCTCGCCCTGCGAGAGCGGCGTCGGCTGCTTTCCGCCGAGAAATCCCGTCACCTTAGGCGTCGCTTTGATCGCGTGAAACACGTTGTCGGGAATTTTCCCTTTTTCGTCACACTCGATCTCGACCAGCACATATCCGGGGTAGAACATCCGCTCGGACACATACTCCTTATTACCGCGCATCTCGACGACCTTCTCCTTTGGCAGGAGCACGCCGGTGATCTGCTCGTCGAGCTCCATGTCGCGGATGCGCGCATTCAGGCTCTCAACGACCTTGTTTTCGTGGCCCGAATAGGTGTGGATAAAAAACCACTGCTTCATCTTCAAATATCCTTAGGCTCCGGCGATCTTATCTACCACCCAGGTCAGGCCCTGAAGCACATAGACCCAAGCCCGGTCGACCAGAAAAAGGTACACGGCGAAAAAGATCACACTGATGACGACGATGATCGTCGTGTTCTTGACATCGTTTGATGACGGGAACGACGTCTTGTCGAGCTCAGCACGTGTCTTGCTGACAAACGCGCCGATGCCCTCTTTCTTTGTTTCTACGGCTTCTGCCATACCTTTTCTCTAAACCCAATAATTGGCAGGGGTAGCAGGATTCGAACCCGCACCTAAGGTTTTGGAGACCTCCATGCTAACCATTGACACCATACCCCTGCAATTCAATGCACAATGCCAAATGAAGAATGCACAATTCTGCATTGTGCATTCTGCACTGTGCATTCGTTACTTGTTCTCTCTGTGCAGCTGGTGCTTGCGGCAGCGGCGGCAGAACTTCTTGAACTCGAGCCTGTTCGGCTGGGTCTTCTTGTTCTTCGTCGTCACGTAATTGCGCTCTTTGCACTCAGTGCACTGCAAAATTATGTTATCTCTCGGCATAAAACTAGCTCTCAGCATTCAGCTATCGGCATTCAGCAGGAGCAACCGGATTTGGCTGACTGCTGAAGGCTGATGGCTGACTGCTATTCCACGATCTCCGACACTGTACCGGCACCGACGGTGCGGCCGCCTTCGCGGATGGCGAAGCGGAGGCCCTTTTCCATGGCGATCGGAGCGATAAGCTCGATCTCCATCTGGATGTTGTCGCCGGGCATGACCATCTCGACGCCTGCCGGCAGGTGTGCTACGCCGGTCACGTCAGTTGTGCGGAAGTAGAACTGCGGGCGGTAGCCCGTAAAGAACGGCGTGTGACGGCCGCCTTCTTCCTTGGTCAGCACATAGGCCTCGGCCTTGAACTTCGTGTGCGGAGTGATCGAGCCCGGCTTGACGATGACCTGGCCGCGTTCGATCTCCTTTCTTTCAACGCCTCTCAGCAGCAGACCGACGTTGTCGCCCGCCATTCCCGAGTCGAGCAGCTTCTTGAACATCTCAACACCCGTAACAACGCTGTTCCGCGTCTCGCGGATGCCGACGATCTCAACAGGCTCGTTGACATTGATCTGTCCACGCTCGATACGGCCCGTGGCAACCGTTCCGCGGCCCTGGATCGTAAAGATATCCTCGACAGGCATCAGGAACGGCTTATCGGTCTCGCGTGCAGGTGTCGGAATGAAATCATCTACAGCCTGCATCAGCTCGTCGATCTTTGCTTCCCACGTCGCATCGCCCTCAAGGGCTTTCAGGGCCGAACCCTGGATAACAGGGATGTCGTCGCCCGGATACTCATATGAGCTGAGCAGTTCGCGGATCTCCATCTCGACGAGTTCGAGCAGTTCCGCATCATCCACCATGTCGCACTTGTTCATAAAGACGACCATCGTCGGGATACCAACCTGTCTTCCAAGCAGGATGTGCTCACGCGTCTGCGGCATCGGGCCGTCGGTCGCAGCCACAACGAGGATCGCTCCGTCCATCTGTGCGGCTCCCGTGATCATGTTCTTCACATAATCGGCGTGGCCCGGGCAGTCGACGTGTGCGTAGTGACGATTTGCCGTCTCATATTCCACGTGTGCCGTCGCGATCGTGATACCACGTGCCTTTTCCTCAGGTGCGTTGTCGATCGAATCGAACGACCGAAACGCCATCTTCGGATTGTGCTTCGACATCACCTTTGTGATCGCCGCCGTCAACGTCGTCTTACCATGGTCAACGTGGCCAATAGTCCCAATGTTCACGTGCGGCTTACTGCGATCGAATTTCTCTTTGCTCATCTTAGTTCGTCCTCTTTTCTAGACCTAAATATTTCTTAATGTGCCGGGCGAGGTTTTCATCGATCTCGCTGTGTCGCGGCACGGGCTGTCTCATCCCATTCTTCGGATTCAAATAAATGTCGTGGTTTGAACCGTGTCTCAGCAGAACGCAACCATTGGCCGCGAGATGCTTTAGCAGGTCCTTTCGTTTCATATTCGGATCTCTTTGACCTGATATGAGCTCGGGACCTCGTCCATCGCCATTAACAAATACGCATCCTTGATGTTCTCTTCGAGCTCCTCCAATGTTTCGCCCTGGGTCATGATCTCCGGGTGCTCAAGGAGTTTGCCCAGCCAAAAATGATCCGACTTCCAATAGACCATTGTCATCGTTGTGTTCGCATCACCCAACATAAAATCTGGAGCCCAAGGCGGGATTTGAACCCGCGACCTCATCCTTACCAAGGATGCGCTCTACCCCTGAGCTACTTGGGCAAATCTCACCTTTCCAAACAACCGTTGGAGCGGGAGACGAGACTCGAACTCGCGACATTCAGCTTGGAAGGCTGACGCTCTACCAACTGAGCTACTCCCGCTCAAATTACTGGTGCATGGGGCAGGATTCGAACCTGCGTAGGGAGTTAACCCGACGGGTTTACAGCCCGTTGCCTTTGACCGCTCGACCACCCATGCTCGGCCTTTACTGTCCGCCATTGGCGCTTTCCAGAGCCAAATAGCAAATTTCCAATAATAACTAACCAAAAATCAACTTGCAAGCGCGTAAACACACGTTTTCGGCGCATTTACGGCAAGTTATGAGCGCGGGTGAAATCGGTCGTAGTTGCGTTTAAGCTGGCTGTTGGTAACGTGCGTATATATCTGCGTCGTCGAGATGTCGGTATGCCCAAGCATCTGTTGAACTGAGCGGATGTCGGCGTTGTTCTGGATGAGATGCGTCGCAAACGAATGCCGTAGCGTATGCGGCGAAACGCCCTCGAGGCCGCATCTATCGGCATATGCCCGGACCATCGCGTGTATAGCCTGACGCGTGAGCCGCGAACCCGCAGATGTCACGAATAACTCATCGCGGTCGATGTCCTTCTGTCGGCGGGCCGCTAGATAGCTTTTGAGCCATTCGACGGCACTCGACCCGACCGGCACGCGGCGTGTCTTACTGCCTTTCCCGGTCGTTGTGAGGATGCCGCTGTCAAGGTCGATATCGTTGAACTTCAGCCCGACGACCTCGGAAACCCGCAGGCCGCAGGCATACATCAATTCGAGTATCGCGCGGTCGCGAAGGCCGGTTTCGGTCGATGTGTCGGGTGCCATAAGGAAGACCTCGATCTCAGATCGGTTAAGAAATCGCGGCAGATACGTGCCTTTCCGGGGTGCGACGAGGTCTTCGGCCGGGTTGGCCATGATATGGCCGTCCTGCATCAGAAATTTGTAAAAGCCACGAACCGCGCTGATCAGCCGCCGCCGTGAATTCTCAGAAAAGTTCTCGCGACTCAGATCGATCAGCCATTCGCGTAAATCCTCACGCCGCAATGACATCAGGCCGAGACCGTTCTTATCGGCCCACGAGGACAATTTACCTAGGTCGTTGGCATAACTGTCGATAGACGTCGCCGCGAGTCCCTTTTCGACACGGCAGAAGGTCAGGTATTCGCGGATGAGATCGCGTTTTGCATTTCCATCGGCCACGACACCGATACTAATGAAACAGCGAGACGAAACGCAAGGATTTTCTTGTTCGGCGGTCTAGTCGAGGCCGCGATATGGCCTTAGCCTGGGTGCCTCGCAACCACCGAGCAGGTCGACGAATCCGCTGTTGCGGACGAGCAGGCCGGACGCCGCTGAGCGCGACAGGTTCCAGCTTCTCAGGTCGGCTTCTTCGAGCTTTTCACAGTGGCGGCGGGCGAGACTGTACGCGGCCCACCGGGCGTCCTCATCATTCATATCGGGCAATGCCAGAAAGACTGAGGGCAGAGCGTCGTCGCTCAGGCTGGTGTTGAAGTAGGCGTCAAACTCGCGGCCCTCACGCATCAAGGCCAGATTGTGCTCTACGATGAATTTGTCCGGGTTCATCAGGTTTGTGGCGCCGAGGATGACGAATGCCGACCACAATGCTCCCCAGGCGAAATGCTGTCTTGCACCGCGCAGCACGGTTGCCGAGAACCACACAAACACGACCGCGAGCCACGCCATAAAGATCAGCGGATACAGCCGAATCGTGGTCAGGCCATAGCCGAGGTTGCCGGTCAGCAGGACCAGCCGCTGGACAGCCGAGGCCATGATGACAAAAAGCAGTGCGATCTGGATACCGGCAAGAACGCGGAACAGCGTGCCGGTGACGGGCTTGTCCTTGCGCACCAGCCAATGGCCGACGAGCAGGATCGGCAGGACGAGTGCCGAAACGGCGACCAATTCGCCAAAGCCGCGGCGGGCGTAATCGGCGAGCTTGAAATCCGGCGTATTTTGAACCAGTTCCATCCCGCCAAACAGATACGGCACCTGTGCGATGACAAATATGAGGAACAGCCCGTTCAACAGGCCTAGAATAATGCCGATCTCGACGGTTCCGAGCGTGAATACGTGGGGCAGTTTTGAGCTGTCGATATTCTGCCAGTCGCGTTTTTGCTTTTTGGCCGGCGGAGCGTCTGCCGACGCGGCAGGCGTCGCGGCGGAGGTGGCATCCTCGGGAACGTCCGTCGCGTTGATGTGTTCGACGACGGTCGCGTTATTCGGCAGCGTATTTTCGGTATCGACCGGCTCGTCAGCCACCTTCTGAACATAAGACGGACCGTCGGTGCGATGTCCCGTGGCCGTCGCCGGTGTTTCGGGCTCCGCCGTGAATGACCCGCCGACAGCCGAGCGGAGATAACCGGCCGTCAGCCACGCGAGTACCGATGTGAGCATCACGTGGCTGATGATCGTGTCCAGCTCAAAATCGATGGCACGGTTGACCCAGCCCTCGAATACGGCATCGGCAGCCATGAACAAAGCGCCAAAGATGAGAACGAGCGGCAGTGCGATGGCCAGCCCGCGCAGCACGGCAAAGACGCTCCGGCTCAGGCCATTGCCCGGCATTGCTTTCCAATCGATATCAGCCGCAAGCAGCACAAATCCGCCAAAGAAACTGCTCAGGGCCGCGGCGATCAGTCCGGCGATGTAGTGAAACGTCCCGCCGATTCGCGCCCTGATGCCAAAACTGCCAGGGATCAGCACGCCCATCGCGATGATGACCGCGATGGTGTCGGCTACGCGCATCTCGATCGAATCTCGAACCAGGAACATCGTTCCAAAGAACAGCATCGCACCGGCGAGTGATAGGTTCGTCAAATTGAGCAGCTCAGGCCGCGATCGGCGCATGAGCATCAGCAGCCCGGCGACAAACAGCGTCACAAAAAGAAACGCGTTCAGCCCCCACGGCGTTTGTCTGAGTAGAATATTCCCTGCCACACCGACGATAATGGCGGCCTGTATGATCTGTAGTCCCGTCTTTGTCCGGTCAGTCATTTATGATCCCTCATTGCCCTAATGAGGGCCTCCATATGGTCTAGGTATCTCGTGAGGGCGTCGCGGCCCTCGTTCGTTATTACGTACTCGGTCAGCGGCATGCGGCCCTTGAAGGATTTCTCGCACGTGATGTAGCCGGCGTCCTCCAGCTTTCGGGCGTGGACCGAGACGTTGCCGTCGCTTGTGTCGAGCAGGCGTTTTAGGTCGGTAAAGCTCAGCCTCGCGTTCGCTGCAAGCGCGCTGATGATGCCGAGCCGCATACGCTCGTGAATGACCTTGTCGAGGTCATTGGATACGCTTTCGGCCGCTCGCGCAACGGTCAGGCCGTGTGATCCATGGTCGTTCTGTAGTGCTAGGTTCTTTGCCATAGGTCCAATAGGCCCTTTGCGACCTATCCGCCGTATTTCTTTGCGATCACTGCTCCAAAAATGATGTGCGTCAAGCCAAAGCTCGTTGCCATCAGCCAATTGCTGTACGCGGCGGGTAGGGCGAACGCCGCTGCCCCAAGAGCTATGAATATCCATCCCATCACCGGCACGACCCGCACCGAAAAATCACCCGCGCATACGACGGCGGCTCCGTAGCAGAGCATCCACACCGGTGCCATCATCTCGTAATGTTCGTAACGCCACAGGCCGAGCGTGATCGCGACGCCGGCGATCAGCGGTGGGGCAAAGTCGTGTGCGAATTTGCGCGCAGGCGTTGAGAACAGCGGCGTGTCGGCGATGCGCGATTTTTGCCACATCGCGAGCAGGCCGATCGCGAAGGCGAGACACGCTTCGAGCAGCCATACCCGCAGCCACCCGATACGGTGGTCCTGCTGGGCTGCGATGTATGCCGCGACGACGGCCGTCATGCCCATCAGCATCCCGCCGTAGCCCGGCACGGCCGTAAGGCTCGTCGAGCGCTCCATCGTCTCGCGAATGAACTGCAGATTGTCAGCGGCACGGTCGCCAATATGGACGGGCTGGCCCGGACCGGGCTGCTCACCTATTTGGGCTGATCGCTTGGACATCCTGAAAACAAACTACATGAAGTTGTCATCAATGTCAAGAACTTTATGATACAAAGTAAATCAATCTTTCTTTTGAGAACATTAATCGGTCAAATTGACAGAAATTGTCAGTCAGTGACCGCCATCACAAGCGAAGGAGATCGGATTTCTGAAAGGCCCTCAATGAGATCACCGACATCTATAGGCACGTAAACCCTGTATCAACATGGATTTACACGCCAGGATGCGGCACCCGCCGCAGAGTGGCACGAGGATTGACTTATGTATCCGCGGAGGCTGACAGCCTATGTCAACAAATGCAATAAAGAAACTGAATTCAAGCGGCGGTTTTTCGCTTATCGAACTGGTCATTGTGGTCGCCGTCATCATGATCATTGCGGCTATTGCCGTGCCAAACCTGTTGAGCTCACGACGGGCGTCAAACGAGGCGTCCGCGCTCTCAGCCCTCCGCGTGATAAGCGAGGCTGAGGCCGCGTATATCGGAACCACTGGCGGCGGTAATTACGGCACGGCAAGCGAACTGTATGTTGCCCACCTTATCGACAGCACCGTTGCCGCGGCGAACAACCTGAACGTCGGTGGAAATCCACCGAGGAATACCGCTAAGAGCGGCTACAGGTTCCGGATCATCGCAAGAGACATAAATCCCGTAACACATGCGCCGTCAAACTATGTTGTCTCGGCGATCCCATCATCGACGAGCGGCGTGACGCAGACCGGTGCGACGCGGCTTTGCCTCAGAGAGGACGGCGTGCTCAGGGGATCGGGCCAGAACCTCGGCAGCCACTACAATTACGCTCAGTGCGGCTTTGCGAATCCCTACGAACCGTAAGCCTATTTCTTCTTTTTGGCCGGCTCATTTACCATGTCACCAAGGTTTTCCTGAGCGGGTAAGGTGTTGTCCGCGATCGAATACGTGTGACGCTTGCCCTGGAGGATGAACGTGCTGCCGTTCCACTTATACGCCGAGCGCGTAAAGTGTGTCGGGCAGCACAACTGCTCTTCGTCACCCGTGATGCGTCCGGTCTCGACCTGGCCGAGGATAAAGCGGTCCTGGCCGAATAGCTCGATCGCGAGCATCCCGTTCTCCGCGAATAGGTTCTTTAGGCCACCATCCGCCCGGTCGCCGGTGCGAAATTGCCAGATCAGCTCAGGTGCACCGTTTTTCCACGCGAATACGTAACCGATTTGCGGCACGGCTGAGCCGCCCGTTTCGATCTTCAGTACGACGACTGCTTCATCCTCGCCGTCGCCGGTCAGGTCAAAGTATTTAGCCGTAACGAACGACAAGCCAATGCGTCGTTCTGCTTTCGCGACAGCACGCGCATCGTTACTCAAACCATCGCTGACCTGGCCGCCAACCGGAGCGGCTTTCCCGTTTTTCAATATGATCTCGGCGGTGCCGTCCGGATTCTGCCAGCCTCGCGGGAGTTCGTAGGTGTAGTTCTTGAAGTCAAAGGCCCCGATAGGAAAGACGGTGGCGGTATTGCGATCATCCGTGAGCTCGGCCTGGAGATCAGGGACGGCCGGCGTCGGTGAGGGCGACGGCGATCCGTCAGGCGACGGCGTCTGGACAGCGTGATCCTCCGCCTCACGAGCGTCACGGGCCGGGCCGCAGGCTGCCGAGACGATAGCCATTAGCACGAGGAAAGAAGCGGTCCTTAGCATCGTCATCAGGGCGCAGAAACTAATACACGCCGATCCGAGCGGCGTCGTTCCATTTATGCTCGCGTCAGGCTGCGATACTTGATCCGATGCGGCTGGTCGGCGTCGTGGCCCAGGCGGCGCTTACGGTCCTCTTCGTACTCGCTGTAATTGCCGTCAAAATATTCGACGTGGCTCTCGCCCTCGAACGCCAGAATGTGCGTTGCGATACGGTCGAGGAACCAGCGGTCGTGAGATATTACGACCGCACAGCCCGCGAAGTTTTCGAGCGCTTCCTCGAGGGCACGCATCGTGTTGACATCGAGGTCGTTTGTCGGCTCGTCAAACAGGATCACATTAGCACCCGATTTGAGCATTTTTGCAAGGTGTACGCGATTGCGTTCGCCGCCTGACAATTGCCCGACACGCTTTTGCTGATCGCTCCCCGAAAAATTGAATCGCGACACATACGCCCGCGAATTGACCTCGCGTTTGCCGAGTTGTATCACGTCCAGCCCTTCCGAGATCTCGTCCCACACGGTCTTGTCGCCGGAAAGCGAATCACGCGATTGATCGACATAGCCGAGCTTTACGGTCGGTCCAACTTTGAATACACCGCCGTCGGCTTTTTCCTGTTCGGTTATCAGCCGAAAGAGCGTCGTCTTGCCCGCACCGTTCGGTCCGATCACGCCGACGATGCCGCCGGGCGGGAGCGAGAATTCGAGGTTCTCGAACAGTAATTTGTCGCCGTATGATTTTGAAACGCCGTGTGCCTCGATCACCGTGTCGCCCAGCCGCTCCCCCGGCGGGATGAATATCTCAAGGTCTTCGCTGCGTTTCTCACTTTCGGTTGCGAGCAGTTTTTCGTAATCGTTGATACGAGCCTTGCCCTTTGCATGGCGGCCCTTCGGCGACATGCGTATCCATTCAAGCTCACGCTCCAACGTCTTTTGGCGTTTGTCTTCGGTCTTCTGCTCCTGAGCGAGTCTCGCCTGTTTCTGCTCAAGCCACGATGAATAATTCCCCTGATACGGAATGCCTTCGCCGCGATCTAATTCGAGTATCCAGCCGGCGATGTTATCGAGAAAATACCGGTCGTGCGTGACCGCGATGATCGTGCCTTCGTAACGCTGCAAATGCTGCTCCAGCCACGCAACCGTCTCGGCGTCGAGATGGTTAGTTGGCTCGTCCAATAGCAGAATGTCAGGCTTTTGCAGCAGAAGGCGACAGAGCGCGACGCGGCGCTTTTCACCGCCAGATAAAGTTGCGATCTTCGTGTCTGGCGGCGGACATCGCAACGCGTCCATCGCCATTTCTAACCGCGAATCGAGGTCCCACGCGTCCGCCGCATCGAGCCTTTCCTGCACCTGCCCTTGCCGCTCGATGAGAGCGTTCATCGCGTCATCGTCCATCGGCTCAGCGAACTTGGCGTTGATCTCCTCGAACTCTATTAACAAATCGACCGTCGATTGCACCGCCTCCTCGACAATTTCTTTTACAGTCTTGCCGTCGTCAAGCTTCGGCTCCTGTTCGAGATAACCGACCGAATACCCTTGCGAAAAAACGACTTCGCCGTTAAATTCCTTATCGGTTCCCGCGATGATCCGCAGTAGCGAAGATTTTCCCGCCCCGTTCAACCCAAGCACACCGATCTTCGCGCCATAAAAGAACGAGAGATAAATGTCCTTGAGGACAGGCTTCTTGTCGTAAAACTTGCTGACCTTGACCATCGAAAAGATGATCTTGTTTGGTTCTGAATTGCTCATATTAGCAAGCTACGGGAGTGAGTCGGGATCGTGCAGTCCCGCGTCGATATCCATTTTGCCGTGCATCACCCGCCAAACATCGATCTGATGCTCGGTCTCAATGTAGAAAATAAGAAACGGGAACTTCTTCATCGGCCAGAACCGGATCCCGGCCAGGCCGGGTTCATGTCCGTATTTTGGCGAGCCGGATTCGGGAAACCGGGCAATGTGAGCGATAGCGCGATCAAAGTCGTGCAGGAAATCGACAGCTACCTCGACACCGCCGGCCGCCAAATAATGATCGCGCGCGCTGTCAAGGTCGTCCTCGGCTTTGACCCGAGGGACGACAGGCTTTCTCATTTCGTCTTCGACCTGACCCGCTGCCGCATTTTCTCGAAGTGCTCAGCGTCCCAAACATTTCCGCTGGCGGATGACGAACCACCTTCGAGCAGCATCTCTCGCAGTCGAACACGGTCCTTTTCCTTGCGCAAGACATCTCGCACATACTCGCTGCTGCTGATGTAATCACCGCCGGACACCTGCGAATCGACAAAAGACCTCAGCTCCTCAGAAAGAGAAATGTTCATCGTTGTCATAGCTCAAAAATAGCATTTATGGCAAAGTTTGCCAAGCAAACGTTTGGCGTCCAATGAGTCAGGCTCTGAGTGATTTGTGAAAAGGACTGCAACGAGCAACCAATCCTAGAGTATCGAGCTTCTTAGCTAGCGATGCATAGATTAGTATTTTGTTGTTTATCGTTGTCATTCTGCACGCTTTTCGCCGCAAGCATTGTTCTTGCGGACAGTTGGGCGCTGCCGGAAAAGAAAACAATTTGCTCCAAGAACAAGAAGTACTGTCTGAAGGTTATTCCAAAGAAACTTACAAGCCAACTCGACTACTTTCAGGATAAGGTAGGCGGCAAAGAGAACGCGGGAGCAGACAAAAAGGTAAAGAAGAATCTTTGTCGTGGGATCTTCTCCGTCAGGGAAGGCGGCTCTCTGCGGAAAAAGTGGGAGATCAACCTAGCTAACGAAGTTTCTCCGGTCTCGGTCCTGGTGTCGGACGAAGGCGACTATGTCGTGACATTTGATAATTGGCATAGTGTCGGGTATGGCGATGATGTCGTAGCCATTTATCAGGCGGGCACTGGCGCTTTGGTCAGGAAATTTGGATTGTCGGAGTTTTTGACCGAAAGCGATATCGATCAACTTCCTGCATCTGTAAGTTCAATCTGGTGGGGTGGTCAACACTATATTGACTACATGGCCGATCAGCTTATTTTACAGGTTGTAGAGCGCCCAAGAGGGGATGAAAAAGAGGCCAAATACTTTCCCGTTCGCGTAGATCTAAGCAACGGTAGGGTTTTGGATGAAAAAAAGGATCGGCTCGCGAGTTTGCGTTATGTCTTAGAGGCCGACCCTGCCGATGAACCTAAACCTGATGCGAGAATACTCTCGCCCTCGGCAAAGGAATGTTTAGAGGGTGGAAAAGCTCTGTTTCTCAAGCCAACCAAACTCTTAGAGCGACTTGTCAGTCGACAAATTCCGGAATATCCGCCTGCGGCGAGGGCCGTCAGGGCGGTTGGCCAGGTTTTGATCGCAATGAGGGTTCAACCGGACGGGACCGTTGGCTGTTCAGAGCCGATTACGGGCCACCCACTGTTACGAGTTACTCTTAGCAGTGCGGTTAAGAAATGGAAGTTTCGGCCCTCGAATGAGGCGTTCTCTGGCCTTCTTATGTTCACCGGTAAGGAGGCTCTCGTAAACCCTGACGGCAGTATCGTTAAGGTACCTTAAGATAGGACCACCGATCTAACCGAAAAACCCTCGATTCGACCCTTCGAAATACCAAACCCAATTCCCGGCTTGTCCGGGGCCATGATAGTGCCGTCGGCTGAAACCTCGACTTCCGGTTCGATGATATCTTCGTGCCAATATCTTTTACTCGCCGACACGTCGCCGGGCATTGTGTAACCGGCGAGGGTTGAGATGGCGATGTTGTGGGCGCGGCCGATGCCGCTCTCGAGCATGCCGCCGCACCAGACGGGGATGTTGGCTTCGCGGCAAACCTTTTCGACGAGTTTTGATTGTGTGTGGCCTCCGACGCGGCCGTTTTTTAGGTTGATTATTTTGCCGGACTTTAGTTCGATTGCTTTGCGTGCGTCCTCGGGCGATTTGATCGGTTCGTCGAGACAGATCGGCGTCTTGATTTCGCGTTGCAGCTTTGCGTGATCGATGATGTCGTCGTAGCCGAGCGGCTGTTCGAGCATCATCAAATCGAATTCGTCGAGCGAGCGAAGTTTGTCGATATCGTTTAATGTATATGCCGAGTTAGCGTCCCCCATCAGCAGAATGTCGCCAAACTCTTTCCTCACGGCTTTGATCACATCGTAGTCCCAACGAGGGCTTATTTTTATCTTGATCCGTCTGTAACCCGCATCGACCTCGACGCGAATTTTGTCTAACAACTGCTCGATGCTGTCCTGAATACCGATCGAAACGCCGCACTCAATGGTCTGGTTAACGCCGCCAAGAAGCCGCCACAGCGGGACGGCGAGTTTTTTCGCCTCAAGGTCCCAACACGCGGTCTCGATTCCGGCTTTTGACATACGATGGCCGCGGGCCCATTTCATCAGGCCCCAGACATCGGCGGCTGACTCAACCTCTTTCCCAACGACCATCGGCGCCAGAATTTTCTCAGCCGTCACCCAGGCCGAATCGGTCCATTCGTCCGAGTAGCCGGGCGTCTCGCCACACGTGATCTCGCCCCAGCCCTCGGCACCCTCGCGGTCCTCAACGCGGACGAGAATTATCCGCCGCTCATATGTTCGGCCAAAGCTCGTCTCAAAAAAATGGACCAGCGGCAGGTTGATCTCGACGAGTTCGATGGAGCGGATGGCGAGCATGCGGTAAAAAACTAATTTAGTCCCTACACAGTCCTTTTTCAATCGCGGCTATTTGACGATCTCAAACGGGACGAATTGCGTCGTTACCT is a genomic window of Chloracidobacterium sp. containing:
- the nusG gene encoding transcription termination/antitermination protein NusG, encoding MKQWFFIHTYSGHENKVVESLNARIRDMELDEQITGVLLPKEKVVEMRGNKEYVSERMFYPGYVLVEIECDEKGKIPDNVFHAIKATPKVTGFLGGKQPTPLSQGEVDQIVHNIEVATEKPKPKFTYQVGEVVRIKSGPFASFTGKVEEVNEEKSVLKVSITIFGRSTPYELNFLEVEKVTFAEEE
- the secE gene encoding preprotein translocase subunit SecE — translated: MAEAVETKKEGIGAFVSKTRAELDKTSFPSSNDVKNTTIIVVISVIFFAVYLFLVDRAWVYVLQGLTWVVDKIAGA
- the rpmG gene encoding 50S ribosomal protein L33, which codes for MPRDNIILQCTECKERNYVTTKNKKTQPNRLEFKKFCRRCRKHQLHRENK
- the tuf gene encoding elongation factor Tu, coding for MSKEKFDRSKPHVNIGTIGHVDHGKTTLTAAITKVMSKHNPKMAFRSFDSIDNAPEEKARGITIATAHVEYETANRHYAHVDCPGHADYVKNMITGAAQMDGAILVVAATDGPMPQTREHILLGRQVGIPTMVVFMNKCDMVDDAELLELVEMEIRELLSSYEYPGDDIPVIQGSALKALEGDATWEAKIDELMQAVDDFIPTPARETDKPFLMPVEDIFTIQGRGTVATGRIERGQINVNEPVEIVGIRETRNSVVTGVEMFKKLLDSGMAGDNVGLLLRGVERKEIERGQVIVKPGSITPHTKFKAEAYVLTKEEGGRHTPFFTGYRPQFYFRTTDVTGVAHLPAGVEMVMPGDNIQMEIELIAPIAMEKGLRFAIREGGRTVGAGTVSEIVE
- a CDS encoding type II toxin-antitoxin system HicA family toxin — translated: MKRKDLLKHLAANGCVLLRHGSNHDIYLNPKNGMRQPVPRHSEIDENLARHIKKYLGLEKRTN
- a CDS encoding type II toxin-antitoxin system HicB family antitoxin, producing MTMVYWKSDHFWLGKLLEHPEIMTQGETLEELEENIKDAYLLMAMDEVPSSYQVKEIRI
- the xerD gene encoding site-specific tyrosine recombinase XerD codes for the protein MADGNAKRDLIREYLTFCRVEKGLAATSIDSYANDLGKLSSWADKNGLGLMSLRREDLREWLIDLSRENFSENSRRRLISAVRGFYKFLMQDGHIMANPAEDLVAPRKGTYLPRFLNRSEIEVFLMAPDTSTETGLRDRAILELMYACGLRVSEVVGLKFNDIDLDSGILTTTGKGSKTRRVPVGSSAVEWLKSYLAARRQKDIDRDELFVTSAGSRLTRQAIHAMVRAYADRCGLEGVSPHTLRHSFATHLIQNNADIRSVQQMLGHTDISTTQIYTHVTNSQLKRNYDRFHPRS
- a CDS encoding DUF4173 domain-containing protein, with the translated sequence MTDRTKTGLQIIQAAIIVGVAGNILLRQTPWGLNAFLFVTLFVAGLLMLMRRSRPELLNLTNLSLAGAMLFFGTMFLVRDSIEMRVADTIAVIIAMGVLIPGSFGIRARIGGTFHYIAGLIAAALSSFFGGFVLLAADIDWKAMPGNGLSRSVFAVLRGLAIALPLVLIFGALFMAADAVFEGWVNRAIDFELDTIISHVMLTSVLAWLTAGYLRSAVGGSFTAEPETPATATGHRTDGPSYVQKVADEPVDTENTLPNNATVVEHINATDVPEDATSAATPAASADAPPAKKQKRDWQNIDSSKLPHVFTLGTVEIGIILGLLNGLFLIFVIAQVPYLFGGMELVQNTPDFKLADYARRGFGELVAVSALVLPILLVGHWLVRKDKPVTGTLFRVLAGIQIALLFVIMASAVQRLVLLTGNLGYGLTTIRLYPLIFMAWLAVVFVWFSATVLRGARQHFAWGALWSAFVILGATNLMNPDKFIVEHNLALMREGREFDAYFNTSLSDDALPSVFLALPDMNDEDARWAAYSLARRHCEKLEEADLRSWNLSRSAASGLLVRNSGFVDLLGGCEAPRLRPYRGLD
- a CDS encoding transcriptional regulator, producing the protein MAKNLALQNDHGSHGLTVARAAESVSNDLDKVIHERMRLGIISALAANARLSFTDLKRLLDTSDGNVSVHARKLEDAGYITCEKSFKGRMPLTEYVITNEGRDALTRYLDHMEALIRAMRDHK
- a CDS encoding prepilin-type N-terminal cleavage/methylation domain-containing protein — encoded protein: MSTNAIKKLNSSGGFSLIELVIVVAVIMIIAAIAVPNLLSSRRASNEASALSALRVISEAEAAYIGTTGGGNYGTASELYVAHLIDSTVAAANNLNVGGNPPRNTAKSGYRFRIIARDINPVTHAPSNYVVSAIPSSTSGVTQTGATRLCLREDGVLRGSGQNLGSHYNYAQCGFANPYEP